The window GCAAAAGAAGACAGCCAGTCACCCTCCACAGCCACACCCACACACCCCATACTTTCACACTCCCGAGAACCTTTTCTTCAAAGGGTTTAGGTAAATGTTGCTACTCCACGTGACCTTTCACAACCCAGGTAACAGACCTATTCTGTATCCTTTTGCATTTTCCCACACCGTGACACAATTTAAAAAAGGTTTACCGATTACGCCTGTAACTTACTTATATCCCTATTGGAAGGGATATAGGTGcacaatatttgttgaacaaatgaattcagGTTATAAAAAGGctgaggacttaaaaaaaaaaaatccaaacagctTTGTGGGATGAAGTAGCACTTACTTTTGAAAGTGGTGACAGGTACATAGGTAACCAACGTATAGAGCTTGTTTGGTGAATCCTCATCTTCATTCCGTTTTCTGGACAACCGCACACGGATACGGTACGGGACGTTCCTGAAAAATAGAAAACGCTGGTGTCAGGGCGTGTACTAGTGTCAGTAGGCAGCCACCGCTGCCACGCGCTGCCACGCTGACGCGCAACTGTTGACGGTTCAGCCCCGCCTCACACACAACTCCTCCTCCCGGCTCAGCCAACCTCTCAGCAGCGTCGCAGGTGACTGCATCCCCTCCTTTTCTTGATCCAAGGACAGAAGGTGGCCTGAAACTTCTCTCGGCTCATGCGATACCACTCCTCCCCTATCTCAAGGGAGCTCACAGGCACCCACGCCAGCCTACTGCAGGGCTGAATCTCAGGTCCCTGTCACCACATGGGACTCCAATGTTAagacacccccccgccccccactcgTCTTACACATTACCTAGTCCCCGCCAGCTCCACGCCCCGTGGCCGGTCCCACTTCCACCGTCCTCCACAGCAAAACCAGCCCCCTGCTTGTAAGCAGGTcttaacctcagcactactgatacTTGGGCTGGATACTTGCTTTTGTATGTGGGTGGCCTGCCTTGTGCGCGGTACAATGTTTAGCAGAATCTTTGACCCGTGACCACCCCCACTACTGACAACCAAAACGCCCCTGTCCCCCCCAGCAACTCTGTTCCAGCGGCGTCCCAGTATGTCCAGACAGAAATCCAAATGCCGTGCCCGCACCTACAAGATCTGTCCCCCGCCTAACTCTCCATCCTCACTGTTCTCAAGCCGTACAATCTGCTCCACCTTCACCAACCTCTGTCCCCAAGTCACGTGACGTTTGTTCTCGCTTTGCGTGATGCTCTTACCTGACCCTCACACCACTGGCTCCTACGTCATTTGGGTCTCAGTTCAAAGGGCTTCCCTGTAGATACTACCCCACTCTCTGAGTCAGTTATTTTCTTTATACCTCCATGTGCATTAGCTAGTGGAACTGTGAAAGTTCATCTTATAACACAGACAACTTGAGTACCTTATTCCTTTGGCCCAGACAGCTTTGTTGAGCCTGGTGTCAATGCGTACATCTGGAGTTCCCATCTCCTTCATGGCAAATTTCCGGATTTCTTTGAGTGCCCTAGGGGCACGCTTCTTGAAACCCCTGAGATtcaaacataagtaaataaatcaattaagtacaaaattaaatgaaatacacaATATACCATGTCCTACTTTCATAAAACAAATCTAAGCCAAACCTTGAACAGGGCAGGAACAATTCTTTCCTCCATCCCTATGTGATGCCCAGCAACTACTCTAATACTTGGGACACAGAAGACACACAATCTACTTGCAGTAATGTAGAACAAGGACTCTATATACGATCCTTAAGAGATGCTAATATATACACTGGCCAACCCTTTCctgataaaacaaaaacacccccAAGGTCTAATACCATCTGCCAGGGAGAGTATAATCTAAGAATGATGTTAGAATAAGCTTGAACATAAAGTACACAACACTGAAGTAAATACCGTGTCCTCGGGTCAAACTATTATTAGATTATTTGCCACATCTTAAGACATGGGATTTAATGGTTCATTATTAACTTGGTCTATGCTTAAAGAGCAGGGGCCTGAAAGGTACCAATT is drawn from Mesoplodon densirostris isolate mMesDen1 chromosome 14, mMesDen1 primary haplotype, whole genome shotgun sequence and contains these coding sequences:
- the RPL31 gene encoding large ribosomal subunit protein eL31, whose translation is MAPAKKGGEKKKGRSAINEVVTREYTINIHKRIHGVGFKKRAPRALKEIRKFAMKEMGTPDVRIDTRLNKAVWAKGIRNVPYRIRVRLSRKRNEDEDSPNKLYTLVTYVPVTTFKNLQTVNVDEN